Proteins encoded by one window of Myxocyprinus asiaticus isolate MX2 ecotype Aquarium Trade chromosome 35, UBuf_Myxa_2, whole genome shotgun sequence:
- the LOC127426085 gene encoding dnaJ homolog subfamily C member 11-like, with protein MAAVLENELDVDNEDYYSLLNVSKEATQEELKSSYRRLCMLYHPDKHRDPELKKQAEQLFTYVHQAYEVLSDPQSRAIYDIFGKKGLEVEGWEVVERKRTPAEIREEYERLQRERDERRLQQRTNPKGTISVGIDASDLFDRYEEDFEDVPGGGFPHIEINRMHISQSIEAPLTNSDTAVLSGSLSTHNGNGGGNINLCVRRVTSARGWGELEFGAGDIRGPLFGMKVFRNVTARCFVTAQCGLQFSSRGVRPSATTMMARNLDQNTMGYLQWRWGSQSAMTTSIVRDTKTSHFTLALQLGVPHSYLMMSYQYKFQDEDQTKVKGSIKTGFFGTVVEYGAERKISCHSVLAATVSIGVPQGVSLKIRLNRASQTYLFPIHLTDQILPSAVFYATVGPLAIYLAVQKLIIMPYVRAQKEQELEKQKEDSASDIARRKQEAEASVLLMQEAVKGIIKVEESKMGLLILNAWYGKFVTDNSQKRERAKVIDVTVPLQCLVKDSKLILTEASKAGLPGFYDPCVGEEKSLKLLYQFRGAMHQVLSGDTEPLKIPKQSHRIDSET; from the exons ATGGCGGCTGTCTTGGAAAATGAATTGGACGTAGACAACGAAGATTATTATTCTCTGCTCAATGTCAGCAAAGAG GCCACTCAAGAAGAGCTAAAGTCCTCCTATAGGCGACTGTGCATGCTGTACCACCCTGACAAGCACAGAGACCCTGAGTTAAAGAAGCAGGCAGAACAACTCTTCACTTATGTACACCAGGCATATGAGG TTCTTAGTGACCCACAGTCCCGAGCCATATATGACATATTTGGAAAGAAAGGCCTGGAGGTGGAAGGCTGGGAG GTGGTGGAGAGGAAAAGAACCCCTGCGGAGATCAGAGAGGAATACGAGCGTTTGCAAAGGGAGAGAGATGAGAGGAGGCTTCAGCAGAGAACAAACCCTAAG GGCACAATAAGTGTGGGTATAGATGCATCAGACCTCTTTGACAGATATGAGGAGGACTTCGAGGATGTACCAGGAGGAGGTTTTCCCCACATTGAGATCAACAGGATGCACATTTCCCAATCCATTGAG GCACCTCTAACCAATTCAGATACTGCTGTGCTGTCCGGCTCTTTGTCCACGCATAATGGCAATGGGGGAGGAAATATAAATCTGTGTGTGCGACGCGTGACTTCAGCAAGGGGCTGGGGAGAG CTGGAGTTTGGTGCAGGGGACATTAGAGGCCCTCTCTTTGGGATGAAAGTATTCCGTAACGTAACTGCACGCTG CTTTGTAACTGCCCAATGTGGATTGCAGTTCTCCTCACGTGGTGTGCGACCCAGTGCCACTACCATGATGGCTCGGAACCTGGACCAGAACACTATGGGCTACCTGCAGTGGCGCTGGGGAAGTCAGTCCGCCATGACCACCAGTATCGTCAGGGACACCAAAACCAGCCACTTCACCCTAGCCCTGCAG CTGGGTGTCCCACATTCTTACCTGATGATGAGCTATCAGTACAAATTCCAGGATGAAGACCAGACCAAGGTCAAAGGTTCTATCAA gaCTGGGTTCTTCGGCACTGTGGTTGAGTACGGTGCTGAACGGAAGATCAGTTGCCACAGCGTTCTGGCTGCCACCGTTAGCATTGGTGTACCCCAAGGAGTCTCCCTTAAAATCAG GTTGAACCGAGCCAGTCAAACCTACCTCTTCCCTATTCACCTGACCGACCAGATTTTACCTAGCGCTGTGTTTTACGCCACTGTGGGCCCACTGGCCATCTATTTAGCTGTCCAGAAACTTATTATTATGCCTTATGTACGAGCCCAGAAGGAACA GGAGTTAGAGAAACAGAAGGAAGATTCTGCCTCAGATATTGCTCGAAGGAAGCAAGAGGCTGAAGCTTCT GTTTTGCTGATGCAAGAGGCAGTGAAGGGAATTATCAAAGTGGAGGAATCTAAAATGG GTCTTCTCATTCTAAACGCCTGGTACGGCAAATTTGTGACGGACAACAGTCAGAAGCGCGAGAGAGCAAAAGTCATCGATGTGACTGTCCCACTCCAATGCTTAGTGAAAGACTCAAAACTCATCCTTACCGAAGCATCAAAG GCTGGTTTGCCAGGGTTTTATGACCCATGTGTTGGAGAGGAAAAGAGTCTAAAGCTTCTCTATCAGTTCAGAGGAGCGATGCACCAAGTCCTGTCCGGAGACACAGAGCCTCTTAAGATACCTAAACAAT